The Pseudomonas pergaminensis nucleotide sequence ACGAAGTCCGCCAGACCGTGGACCACCCGCTATGGCACGAAGTGCCGGACATGGCGCGCTTCTACTTCGTGCACAGCTACTACATCGCCGCCGGTAAGCCGGGCCAGGTGGTGGGCGGCGGGCACTACGGCGTCGACTTCGCCGCCGCGCTGGCCGAAGGTTCGCGGTTTGCCGTGCAGTTCCACCCGGAGAAGAGCCATACCCATGGCCTGCAATTGCTGCAGAACTTCGCCGCCTGGGACGGGCGCTGGTAAATGGCCAGGAAGCCGAAGCAGCCGATCTTGAACCTCACGCCCGAACAGGAGAGTGAGGCTACCCTCAAGATCAAGCGCTTTATGGAAGATCGCTTCGAGCTCAAGCTGGGTTCGTTCGAGGTCGCCGAGATCCTCGAACTGTTCACCAATGAAGTGGCTCCGCATTATTACAACAGGGCGATTTTCGACACGCAGACGCTCCTTAAAGAAAGGTTCGAAAGCATCGAAAGCGACCTGTGGTCGCTTGAGAAACCCTGATTTCCCAAGCATTGCTGAATTTCGAATAAGGTTTGCCAGATGCTGATTATCCCCGCTATCGATCTCAAGGACGGCGCCTGCGTCCGTCTGCGCCAAGGCCGCATGGAAGACTCCACCGTGTTCTCCGATGATCCGGTGAGCATGGCTGCCAAATGGGTAGAGGGGGGCTGCCGTCGCCTGCATCTGGTGGACTTGAACGGCGCCTTCGAAGGCCAGCCGGTCAACGGCGAGGTGGTCACTGCGATCGCCAAGCGCTACCCGAACCTGCCGATCCAGATCGGCGGCGGTATCCGCTCCCTGGAAACCATCGAGCACTACGTCAAGGCCGGCGTCAGCTACGTGATCATCGGTACCAAGGCCGTGAAAGACCCGGCATTCGTCGCCGAAGCTTGCCGCGCCTTCCCTGGCAAAGTGATCGTGGGCCTGGACGCCAAGGATGGCTTCGTCGCCACCGACGGCTGGGCTGAGATCAGCACTGTGCAGGTCATCGACCTGGCCAAGCAGTTCGAAGCTGACGGCGTTTCCGCCATCGTTTATACCGACATCGCCAAAGACGGCATGATGCAGGGCTGCAACGTGCCGTTTACCGCCGCACTGGCTGCTGCGACCAAGATCCCGGTGATCGCTTCCGGCGGCATCCACAACCTGGGCGACATCAAGTCGCTGCTGGACGCCAAGGCCCCAGGCATCATCGGTGCCATCACGGGGCGCGCGATCTACGAAGGGACCCTGGACGTCGCCGAAGCCCAGGCTTACTGCGATGCCTACAACGGCTGAGGACTGACCATGGCGCTGGCCAAACGCATCATCCCTTGCCTGGACGTCGACAACGGTCGCGTGGTCAAGGGCGTCAAGTTCGAGAACATCCGTGACGCCGGCGACCCGGTGGAAATCGCCCGTCGCTACGATGAGCAAGGTGCCGACGAGATTACCTTTCTCGACATCACCGCCAGCGTCGACGGCCGTGACACCACCCTGCATACCGTAGAGCGCATGGCCAGCCAGGTGTTCATCCCGCTGACCGTGGGCGGCGGCGTGCGCACCGTGCAAGATATCCGCAACCTGCTCAACGCCGGTGCGGACAAGGTCTCGATCAACACCGCAGCCGTGTTCAACCCGGAGTTCGTCGGCGAAGCCGCGCAGCATTTCGGTTCGCAGTGCATAGTGGTCGCCATCGACGCCAAGAAAGTCTCAGGCCCGGGCGAAACCCCGCGCTGGGAAATTTTCACCCACGGCGGTCGCAAGCCAACCGGCTTGGACGCGGTGGAGTGGGCGATGAAGATGGAAGGCCTGGGCGCCGGTGAAATCCTGCTGACCAGCATGGACCAGGACGGCATGAAAAACGGCTTCGACCTCGGTGTAACCCGCGCCATCAGCGATGCCCTGGGCATTCCGGTGATCGCCTCCGGCGGCGTCGGTAACCTGCAGCACCTGGCCGACGGCGTGATCGAAGGCCACGCCAGCGCGGTGCTGGCGGCGAGTATTTTCCACTTTGGCGAATACACCGTCCCCGAGGCCAAGGCCTACATGGCGGCGCGCGGCATCGTCGTACGCTAAACGCTGCTGGACACCATGGCAGGCGCGCGGCACTCTCTGCGCTTGCCATGGATTCCGGTAACTTACATGTTCAAGCACCTGCTGCTCGCCCTCGCCAGTACATCCCTCCTGTTGGCAGGTTCGGTCCACGCCGAAGAACCGTCTGACGCTTCCCTGGTGTTGCTGACGGAAAACTTCCCGCCCTACAACATGGCGAAAAACGGTAAGAACTTCGCCAAGGACGAGAACATCGAAGGCATCGCCGTGGACATCGTGCGCGAAACCTTCAAGCGCGCCGGCATTTCATACAACCTCACCCTGCGTTTCCCATGGGAGCGTATCTACAAGCTCGCGCTGGAAAAACCTGGTTATGGTGTGTTCGTGATGGCGCGCCTGCCGGACCGTGAGGCCCTGTTCAAGTGGGTCGGCCCCATCGGCCCGGATGATTGGGTGCTGCTGGCCAAGGCCGACAGCAAGATCCAATTGGATGACCTTGAGCATGCCCGCCGCTACAAGATCGGCGCCTACAAGGGCGATGCCATCGCCGAGACCCTGGAGAAGCAGGGCCTCAACCCGCTGGTGGTGCTACGTGATCAGGACAACGCGCAAAAGTTGCTGGATGGCCAGATCGACCTGTGGGCCACTGGCGACCCCGCCGGGCGTTACCTGGCGCGCCAGGTTGGCGTGACGGGGCTCAGGACGGTGTTGCGTTTCAACAGTGCCCAGCTGTACCTCGCGCTGAACAAGGAGGTGCCGGACGAACTGGTGGCCAAGCTGCAGGCCGCGCTGGACCAACTGCGTAAAGACGGTGTCGTCGACGAAATCATGGCGAAATATCTGTAATCGGCCGACCTCTCATTGTAGGCGCTGGCTTGCCAGCACCTACAGTGGACCGTCAGCGGTAAATGCCATTCTTGCCATGCCCGGCCATCGCCTGGTTACTGCGCACGCTGATCATCAACTTGATATCGATCCAGTCAACGCCCTGAGCCTTGAGCTTGGGCAATTCGCGCTCGAGCACCGCCAGGGTTTGCGGATACGGGTGGCCGATCATCACCACTGAACCCTGCTTGTGCGCCAGCTTGATCGCGGTCTGCAATTGCGTGGTGATTGCTGCTTCGGTGCGCTCGTCATCCAGGAATACGTCCCGCGAAACATGGGCCAGGCCGATTTTCTGGGCTTCGGCGGCGGCGACGGTTTGTGCACTGGTGCGGCTGTCGACGAAAAACTTGTTGCGCCGCTGCAGCTCGGCCATCAGCCAGGCCATGGCGGCCGGCTGGGCCGTCATGCGGCTGCCCATGTGGTTGTTGATGCCAGCGGTGAAGGGCACGGCCTGGAATGCCGCATCCAGGCGCTTGCCGAGCTCTTCGATGGGCAGGTCGGGGTGCCAGGCGAACGGTCCGGTGGCCGGGTCCATGGGCATGTGCAGGATCACGATCTTGCCGGCCTTGTGCGCTTCGCGCGCAAATTCGGCGGCGTGGGGCGTGTCGGGCATGATCGCCGTGGTCACTGGCCCGGGCAGGGCCAGCACACGCCGATCCCTGGGCAGGTTTTGCCCAAGGTCGTCGATGATGAGGGTCAGGTAGGCTTTGTGGGGCTCGCCGGCAGGCGTCGCATGGGCGACGCCTGCCAGGCTGCACAGCACAGCGATGATCAGGGCAAAACGCATATCAACGACTGCGGGTGATGCTCAAACCCTTGAGCAGGCTAAGCGCCTGGGCCAGTTGGTAGTCATCGTCCTGCGGCATCGGCTTGGCTTTCTTGCCGCTGCCGGTTGGCTGGTCGGCGCCGCCGTTGCCATTGCCCAGGTGGCCTTGCAGGTCCGCCTCTTTGTAGTACTCGCTGTCGATCTCGTTGGTGATCTTGGCCTTGCGCACTTCGATGTCCGGCACGATGCCCTGAGCCTGGATCGAGCGCCCGTTCGGCGTGTAGTACAGCGCTGTGGTGATCTTCAACGCGCGCTCGTTGTTCAGCGGCAGCACGGTTTGCACCGAGCCTTTGCCGAAGCTGGTGGTGCCCATCAGCACGCCGCGCTTCTGGTCTTGCAGGGCGCCGGCCACGATCTCCGACGCCGAGGCGCTGCCGCCGTTGATCAGCACGGCCAGTGGCACGTTTTCGCTCAGGTCGTTACCGGTGGCCGAGAAGCGCAGCTCGGAGTTGGCGATACGGCCCTTGGTGTACACGATCAGGCCCTTGGTGATGAAGTGGTCGACCACTTCCACCGCCGACTGCAGCACGCCGCCTGGGTTGTTACGCAGGTCGAGCACGATGCCGCTGAGCTTCTTGCCGTTGTCTTTGCGCAGCTTGGCCAGCGCCTTGGCCACTTCGTCGCCGGTCTTGACCTGGAACTGGGTGATGCGGATGTAGCCGTAGCCCGACTCCAGCAACTGGCTCTTCACGCTCTTGACCACGATGGTCGCGCGGGTCAGTGTCACGTCAAACGGGTTGCCACCGTCGCGTACCAGGGTCAGGGTGATTTTCTGGCCGATCTTGCCGCGCATCTTGTCGACGGCTTCGGTCATGGTCTGGCCACGGGTCGGTTGGCCGTTGATCTTCACGATGAAATCGCCAGCCTGAATGCCGGCCTTGGACGCCGGGGTGTCATCGATCGGCGAGACCACCTTGATGTTGCCGTCTTCGGAGCCGACTTCAATGCCCAGGCCGCCGAATTCACCGCTGGTGCTTTCCTGCAGCTCGGCGAAATCTTCCGGGCCGAGGTAGGCGGAGTGCGGATCGAGGTTGCTGAGCATGCCCTTGATGGCATTTTCCAGCAGGGTCTTGTCATCTACGGGTTCGACATAAGCGGCTTTGATCCGGTCCATGACCTCGGCAAAGGTGCGCAGCTCATCCAGCGGCAACGGTGCCTTGGTGGTCGCGGCCGTGGCGGCGGGTGCAGCCGGAGCGGCCTGGTCGGCGAATGCCAGAGGCGCGCCGATCACCAGGGCGATCGTCAGGGCCAGCGAAGTGAGGCGGGACAAATGCAGCATGTCGAACGAACTCCTAATGTAGATGCAGCCCTATCCTTGGGAACGGCACCATTGTGCGGGATCGCTCGGGCGACCCTGCTGACGAATAGCGAAGTACAGCGCCGGGGTGTCCTGGCCACCACTGTTACCGACAGTGGAGATGGATTCACCGGCTTTTACAACATCACCTGCCGACTTGAGTAAAGTCTGATTGTGGCCGTAAAGGCTCAAATAGCCATTACCGTGGTCAAGAATCACCAACAAACCGGCGCCCCGCAACCAATCGGCAAACACCACGCGCCCACCGTGAACGGCGTGTACTTGGCTGCCGGCCGAGGCACTGATCATCACCCCATCCCACTTGGCACGGGTGTCATCGCCGCGGGTTTCCCCGAAGCGTGCCAGTAATCGACCATCAACTGGCCATGGAAGTTTGCCCCGCGCTGAAGCAAAAGGGCCGCCGAACGACTCGCCGGCACTGGAAACCAGCGGGCCAGGCGCTGAATGTGCCGGTTTGCGCGGTGCCGGAGCGTCCGAGGTGGCAGCCAATTCGGCCTCACGCTGGCGCTTTTTTTCGGCTTCCTGCTGGGCGATCAGCGCTTTCTGCCGCGCTTCTTCGGCCTCACGTGCCTGGCGAGCCAGGGTTTCTTCGATGGTCTTGAGCACTTTGGCCAGGTCGGCCTGGTCCTGCTCGCGAGCCTGGAGCTTGGCGTCGCGGGCCTTCACGTCGTCATTGAGCTTGGCCAGGGCCAGCTGGCGCTCCTTGCGGACCTTGTCCAGCTCGTCGCGCTGGGCGTTGAGGCTGCTTTTCTGGTCTTCCAGCTGCGATTGCTGGTTGGCGATTTCCTGTTCGACGTTGACCAACTGGCGCAGGGTCTCGTTGAAGCTTTTCAACTGCTCCATCCGGGCCTTGCTCAGGTAGTCGTAGTAGGTAAGGGTGCGCGCGAATTTCTCGGGGTTCTGCTGGTTGAGCAGCAGCTTGAGGTATTCCTGGCGGCCGTTCTGGTAGGCGGCACGGGCCTGGATCGCGATCAGGCGTTGCTGTTCAACGCGTGCGCTCTGGAGTTTTTTTTTCTCAGCGTCGAGTCGCTCCAGTTCCGACTCGCTCTTCTTTAATTCTTTTTGCAGCTCCTGGACCTGCTTCTCCAGCTTGCCCATCTCGGTTTCCGTACCGCGCAGGTCTTTCTGCACGCCGGATTTCTCTTCCTGGAGCTTGCCGAGCAGTTTTTTCAGCTCGGTGATGTCCTGACGCGTAGCGTCCAACTGTTGTTGGGTTTGTGCGCGCTCATCGGCAAACGCCGGTTGGAGCAGGCAGACAAGAGCAAGGGTAATCAAGGCGCGAAGCATAGAGGCGGGCGACACCAGGGAAATGGACGGCCTAGTATGCCCGCCAAGCGCGGCAAAAAAAACGCCCAATTCGGGCTGGAACGCAAGATAGGTGCCGAGTGGCAGTGGTATGGCAAAAAGACATGTTCCAAACAGCGGAAAACAATGTGGGAGGGGGCTTGCCCCCGATTGCAGTGTGTCAGCTCAATAGGTGCTGGCTGATCCACTGCTATCGGGGGCAAGCCCCCTCCCACACTGTTGCGCGGTGTGGTTGAAATCAAATCAGAATCGAAGTCCCGGTCATCTCCACCGGCTTCTCCAACCCCATCAGCATCAACATGGTCGGCGCTACATCCGCCAGCACGCCACCCTCACGCACTTTGAAGTCGCGCTTGCCGACGTAGATGAACGGCACCGGTTCGGTAGTGTGAGCAGTGTGGGCCTGGCCGGTGGATTCGTCGGACATTTGCTCGCAGTTGCCGTGGTCGGCGGTGATCAGCGCTTCGCCGCCGACTTTTTCCAGGGCGTCGACGATGCGGCCGACGCACAGGTCCAGGCATTCCACGGCCTTGGTGGCGGCTTCCAGGTTGCCGCTGTGGCCGACCATGTCGCCGTTGGCGTAGTTGACCACGATCACGTCGTAACGCTGGTGGTCGATGGCATCGACGATTTTGTCGGTCACTTCCGGCGCACTCATTTCCGGCTGCAGGTCGTAGGTGGCGACTTTTGGCGAGGGAATCAGGATGCGCTCTTCACCCGGGAACGGCTCTTCACGGCCGCCGGAGAAGAAGAAGGTCACGTGGGCGTATTTTTCGGTTTCGGCGATGCGCAGCTGGGTCTTGCCGTTTTTGGCCAGGTAATCGCCCAGCACGTTATCCAAGGTGCCCGCTGCAAAGGCGGCGGGGGCCGGGATGCTGGCGGCGTACTGGGTCAGGCCCACGTACTGTACTTTCGGCTGGCGGGCACGCTCGAACTCCTTGAAACCGTCTTCGACAAACACACGGCTCAGCTCACGGGCACGGTCGGCGCGGAAGTTCATGAACACCACGGCGTCGCCGTCTTCAACCTTGACCGGCTCGCCGATGGTGGTGGCTTTGACAAACTCGTCGCTCTCGCCGCGAGCGTAGGCGGCTTCCAGGCCTTCCTGGGCGGTGGCGGCGTTGAATTCGGCCTGGCCGTCGACGATCAGGTTATAGGCCTGGGAGACGCGGTCCCAGCGGTTGTCACGGTCCATGGCGAAGTAACGGCCCACCAGGCTGGCGATGCGGCCTTTGCCGAGGGCAGCGAAGGTGGCGTCGAGCAGTTCGATGGACGACTGGGCGCTTTTCGGCGGGGTGTCGCGGCCGTCGAGGAAGGCGTGCAGGTAGATCTTGTCGGCGCCGCGCTTGAAGGCCAGTTCGGCCATGGCGACCAAGTGGTCCTGGTGGCTGTGGACGCCGCCATCGGACAGCAGGCCCATGAAGTGCACGGCCTTGCCGGCGGCTACTGCTTTATCTACCGCGGCGCAGATGGTCGGGTTCTCGAAGAACTCGCCATCGCGGATCGCTTTGGTTACACGGGTGAAGTCTTGATATACCACTCGTCCGGCGCCGAGGTTCATGTGGCCGACTTCTGAGTTGCCCATCTGGCCGTCCGGCAGGCCTACGTCCATGCCGGAACCGGAGATCAGGCCGTTGGGGACGCTGGCGGTCAGGCGGTCGAGTACTGGCTTCTTGGCCGCGTATACCGCGTTGTCGTGGTGGCTTTCACTGTGTCCGAAGCCATCGAGAATTATCAGGACCAAAGGTTTAGGCGTAGTAGTCATAGATCCTCTCGCGGCGGTAATAAAGGAAGACAATTGAAAAGGGAGTGGCAGTTTAAAGCGAAGTTCCGACCACGTCACCGCTTTACGGGGGTTGGCCCCCCCTGACGGCTGTGTATACTTACCGCCATTTTAACGCCCTGGAACCTCCTTGATGGTTGATCACCTGATTGCATTTGCCACTGCCCACTATCTGCTTGTGGGTGCCTTCGTCATCCTGCTGGCGCTGCTGATCGCTCACGAATTGAGCCGCGGTGGCCGCAGCCTGAGCACGGCGGAGCTGACCGCGCTGGTCAACAAGGATGAGGCCGTTGTCGTGGACATCCGCCCGGCCAAGGATTTCGCCACCGGCCATATCGTCGGTGCCCTGAACATTCCGCAGGACAAGCTGATCGCGCGCCTGGCCGAGCTGGAAAAGCACAAGGCCAAGACCATCATCCTGGTCGACGCCCAAGGCCAGCACGCCGGCACCCACGCCCGCGAAATGCTCAAGACCGGCTTCACCGCCGCCAAGCTGTCCGGTGGCATCAGCAGCTGGCGCGCCGATAACCTGCCGCTGGTGAAGTGATATGAGCCAGGTTGTCGTGTATTCCAGCGATTGGTGCCCTTACTGCATACGGGCCAAGGCCCTGCTGGAGAAAAAGGGCGTTGCCTTCGAAGAGATCAAGGTCGACGGCAAACCCCAGGTGCGCGCCGAAATGGCCCAGAAGGCGGGGCGCACGTCCGTGCCGCAGATCTGGATCGGCGCCAAGCACATCGGTGGCTGCGACGACCTGTTCGCTCTGGAGCGCGCCGGTAAACTCGATGCGTTGCTGCTCGTCTGACTCCTAAACCCTAAAAGACCCCAAGATCAAGAAGGATCTGCGATGACTGACCAACAGAACACCGAAGCAGCAGAAGCCCAAGCTCCACAGTTCTCGCTGCAGCGGATCTACGTGCGTGACCTGTCGTTCGAAGCGCCGAAAAGCCCGGCCATCTTCCGCCAGGAATGGACCCCAAGCGTTGCGCTGGACCTGAACACCCGCCAAAAGGCACTGGAAGGCGACTTCCACGAAGTCGTGCTGACCCTGTCCGTGACCGTCAAGAATGGCGAAGAAGTGGCCTTCATCGCTGAAGTG carries:
- a CDS encoding DUF2164 domain-containing protein, coding for MARKPKQPILNLTPEQESEATLKIKRFMEDRFELKLGSFEVAEILELFTNEVAPHYYNRAIFDTQTLLKERFESIESDLWSLEKP
- the hisA gene encoding 1-(5-phosphoribosyl)-5-[(5-phosphoribosylamino)methylideneamino]imidazole-4-carboxamide isomerase, which codes for MLIIPAIDLKDGACVRLRQGRMEDSTVFSDDPVSMAAKWVEGGCRRLHLVDLNGAFEGQPVNGEVVTAIAKRYPNLPIQIGGGIRSLETIEHYVKAGVSYVIIGTKAVKDPAFVAEACRAFPGKVIVGLDAKDGFVATDGWAEISTVQVIDLAKQFEADGVSAIVYTDIAKDGMMQGCNVPFTAALAAATKIPVIASGGIHNLGDIKSLLDAKAPGIIGAITGRAIYEGTLDVAEAQAYCDAYNG
- the hisF gene encoding imidazole glycerol phosphate synthase subunit HisF — encoded protein: MALAKRIIPCLDVDNGRVVKGVKFENIRDAGDPVEIARRYDEQGADEITFLDITASVDGRDTTLHTVERMASQVFIPLTVGGGVRTVQDIRNLLNAGADKVSINTAAVFNPEFVGEAAQHFGSQCIVVAIDAKKVSGPGETPRWEIFTHGGRKPTGLDAVEWAMKMEGLGAGEILLTSMDQDGMKNGFDLGVTRAISDALGIPVIASGGVGNLQHLADGVIEGHASAVLAASIFHFGEYTVPEAKAYMAARGIVVR
- a CDS encoding substrate-binding periplasmic protein, translating into MFKHLLLALASTSLLLAGSVHAEEPSDASLVLLTENFPPYNMAKNGKNFAKDENIEGIAVDIVRETFKRAGISYNLTLRFPWERIYKLALEKPGYGVFVMARLPDREALFKWVGPIGPDDWVLLAKADSKIQLDDLEHARRYKIGAYKGDAIAETLEKQGLNPLVVLRDQDNAQKLLDGQIDLWATGDPAGRYLARQVGVTGLRTVLRFNSAQLYLALNKEVPDELVAKLQAALDQLRKDGVVDEIMAKYL
- a CDS encoding divergent polysaccharide deacetylase family protein, which produces MRFALIIAVLCSLAGVAHATPAGEPHKAYLTLIIDDLGQNLPRDRRVLALPGPVTTAIMPDTPHAAEFAREAHKAGKIVILHMPMDPATGPFAWHPDLPIEELGKRLDAAFQAVPFTAGINNHMGSRMTAQPAAMAWLMAELQRRNKFFVDSRTSAQTVAAAEAQKIGLAHVSRDVFLDDERTEAAITTQLQTAIKLAHKQGSVVMIGHPYPQTLAVLERELPKLKAQGVDWIDIKLMISVRSNQAMAGHGKNGIYR
- a CDS encoding S41 family peptidase, with the translated sequence MLHLSRLTSLALTIALVIGAPLAFADQAAPAAPAATAATTKAPLPLDELRTFAEVMDRIKAAYVEPVDDKTLLENAIKGMLSNLDPHSAYLGPEDFAELQESTSGEFGGLGIEVGSEDGNIKVVSPIDDTPASKAGIQAGDFIVKINGQPTRGQTMTEAVDKMRGKIGQKITLTLVRDGGNPFDVTLTRATIVVKSVKSQLLESGYGYIRITQFQVKTGDEVAKALAKLRKDNGKKLSGIVLDLRNNPGGVLQSAVEVVDHFITKGLIVYTKGRIANSELRFSATGNDLSENVPLAVLINGGSASASEIVAGALQDQKRGVLMGTTSFGKGSVQTVLPLNNERALKITTALYYTPNGRSIQAQGIVPDIEVRKAKITNEIDSEYYKEADLQGHLGNGNGGADQPTGSGKKAKPMPQDDDYQLAQALSLLKGLSITRSR
- a CDS encoding murein hydrolase activator EnvC family protein, producing MLRALITLALVCLLQPAFADERAQTQQQLDATRQDITELKKLLGKLQEEKSGVQKDLRGTETEMGKLEKQVQELQKELKKSESELERLDAEKKKLQSARVEQQRLIAIQARAAYQNGRQEYLKLLLNQQNPEKFARTLTYYDYLSKARMEQLKSFNETLRQLVNVEQEIANQQSQLEDQKSSLNAQRDELDKVRKERQLALAKLNDDVKARDAKLQAREQDQADLAKVLKTIEETLARQAREAEEARQKALIAQQEAEKKRQREAELAATSDAPAPRKPAHSAPGPLVSSAGESFGGPFASARGKLPWPVDGRLLARFGETRGDDTRAKWDGVMISASAGSQVHAVHGGRVVFADWLRGAGLLVILDHGNGYLSLYGHNQTLLKSAGDVVKAGESISTVGNSGGQDTPALYFAIRQQGRPSDPAQWCRSQG
- the gpmI gene encoding 2,3-bisphosphoglycerate-independent phosphoglycerate mutase, translated to MTTTPKPLVLIILDGFGHSESHHDNAVYAAKKPVLDRLTASVPNGLISGSGMDVGLPDGQMGNSEVGHMNLGAGRVVYQDFTRVTKAIRDGEFFENPTICAAVDKAVAAGKAVHFMGLLSDGGVHSHQDHLVAMAELAFKRGADKIYLHAFLDGRDTPPKSAQSSIELLDATFAALGKGRIASLVGRYFAMDRDNRWDRVSQAYNLIVDGQAEFNAATAQEGLEAAYARGESDEFVKATTIGEPVKVEDGDAVVFMNFRADRARELSRVFVEDGFKEFERARQPKVQYVGLTQYAASIPAPAAFAAGTLDNVLGDYLAKNGKTQLRIAETEKYAHVTFFFSGGREEPFPGEERILIPSPKVATYDLQPEMSAPEVTDKIVDAIDHQRYDVIVVNYANGDMVGHSGNLEAATKAVECLDLCVGRIVDALEKVGGEALITADHGNCEQMSDESTGQAHTAHTTEPVPFIYVGKRDFKVREGGVLADVAPTMLMLMGLEKPVEMTGTSILI
- a CDS encoding rhodanese-like domain-containing protein is translated as MVDHLIAFATAHYLLVGAFVILLALLIAHELSRGGRSLSTAELTALVNKDEAVVVDIRPAKDFATGHIVGALNIPQDKLIARLAELEKHKAKTIILVDAQGQHAGTHAREMLKTGFTAAKLSGGISSWRADNLPLVK
- the grxC gene encoding glutaredoxin 3 → MSQVVVYSSDWCPYCIRAKALLEKKGVAFEEIKVDGKPQVRAEMAQKAGRTSVPQIWIGAKHIGGCDDLFALERAGKLDALLLV
- the secB gene encoding protein-export chaperone SecB codes for the protein MTDQQNTEAAEAQAPQFSLQRIYVRDLSFEAPKSPAIFRQEWTPSVALDLNTRQKALEGDFHEVVLTLSVTVKNGEEVAFIAEVQQAGIFLIQGLDEASMSHTLGAFCPNILFPYARETLDSLVTRGSFPALMLAPVNFDALYAQELQRMQQEGSSTVQ